Part of the Pseudomonas lijiangensis genome is shown below.
GAGAAAGAGCAGGATGGTGAAAATGGCGATGCCTTTGAAGAACGGGCCTGCGAAGTCTGGGTAGTGAAGGAAGTATTCGACAGAGCCTGACTGGGTTTTTATATGGTAGTTGAAGATGGTTTTTTGTCTTGCAACAAGCATTATCAAATAGGTTGCATACGCCACACCAATACAGGCAAGTCCTATAAGCACATCTATATCTTCAGCAAGCGTATCCCACATTAGCCATGCGCAGTAAAGAAAGGGCAGAAGGTTTGACATCACGATTATAAGATAAACCTTCATTAGCTCCTTTGGAGAGCAATCAATTGTTTTGGTGCTCCACATCATGGCAGATGTATCAGTACAAGATGATGCGCTCTGTTCTCCGCTGCAAGCGACCATATAATTCATGGCATTTATTACTCCGACAAAACAACAGACATGATTTGATTCTTCGCTGAAAAAAATAAGAATATTATTTCTTGCAATATTTTTTCTTAAGCCGCTCGTATTTCACCACTCCCAATCTTTCTCCATATACTCGGCCGTTGGCGGCAGGACGGAGTGCAGAAATTGCAGGTACTGCTCGAATAACTCTTTGTTCGGGAGGTGGGCCACAAAGCCTGTAGTGATGTCAGTGCAATGGATAACGATGATTGAACGCTTACGATCAAGCGTGACGAAGTTATGCATATCCCATGGGCGAGTTTCTCGATGATGGATCGGGTTACTCCAATTCAATAGAGTGCGTGCTGCCCCGAGTGAAATGGCGGCTGGGCCGACCAGGAATAGCAGCGAACCGGTGACGAGCGCGACGCCGAGAAAGAACAGGATGGTGAAAATGGCGATGCCTTTGAAGAGCGGGCCTGCGAAGGCTGGGTAGTGAAGGAAGTATTCGACAGAGCCTGACTGGGTTTTTATGTGGTAGTTGAAGGTGGTCTTTTGCCTTATTACAAGCATGATCATGTAAGTAAAGTACGCGCCTGATGCGCAAACAGATCCTATAAAAAAACCTGCACTTTCAGTTATTGCATCCCACATCAACCATGTGAAATAAGTGAAAAGCGCAAGAGCCGCAATTATGAAAGAGACTTGAAACCTCATAAACTCTCTAGGCGGGCAATCGATTATTTTGACACTCCACATCATGACAGATGTATCGGTGCAAGATGATGCGCTCTGATCTGCGCTGCAAGCGACCATATGATTCATGGTGTTTATTACTCCCAAAAAACAACAGACACGATTTGATTCTTCGCTGACAAAAAATAAGAATGTTATTTTCTTGCAATACTGTTTCTTAAGCCGCTCGCATTTCACCATTCCCAATCTTTCTCCATATACTCGGCCGTTGGCGGCAGGACGGAGTGCAGGAATTGTAGGTACTGCTCGAATAAATCCTTATTGGGAAGGTGAGCCACAAAGCCTGTAGTGATGTCAGTGCAATGGATAACGATGATTGAGCGCTTACGATCAAGCGTGACGAAGTTATGCATATCCCATGGGCGAGTTTCACGATGATGAATCGGGTTCTTCCAATTCAATAGAGTACGTGCTGCCCCGAGAGACATGGCGGCTGGGCCGACCAAGAAGAGCAGCGAGCCAGTGAAGAGCGCGACGCCGAGAAAGAACAGGATTGCGAAAATGGCGATGCCTTTGAAGAGAGGACCTGCGAAGTCAGGATAATAGTCGTAGTATTCAAGCAGTGCCTTTTGAGAGGTGACACTGTAATTGAATACCGTTTTCTGCCTGAAGACCAGTATCAAGTAAAATACATAACTATAGAAAGCGACATAGCATGCCACAACCATCGAAACATCAAGCTCAACCCTCCCCCATGACAACCATGTAATAAACAAGATCCACACTGTACCCACCAAAAAAATAACTAACTGACCTTCCATAACTTCCTTGGGAGGGCTTTTCATTGTTTTAATTGACCACTCAAATACTTTCTCATACTCCACTGATTCCTCAGCAGTCGTATCAATGAGCGAAGCTTTTTTCTCGCTGTGCATAGTGCCTACTTACTCCGGGGTTGGAAGGATCAAGGATTGGGCGCGAGGTTCTGCACTCACCAAAAGTTTGGTGAGGGTTAATCCATCTGCTGTGCCATTGCCTTTCTTGTCGGGTTCCATCTGATAAAGGTAACCCCGCCCCCTTCTCCATGACTTACTACATCACCGGGGTACCAGATCTGCAGTTCGATATAGTCAGTACTCTTGTTTAGCGGCCCCCAGGTCTGCCAGACAACATCCTCGCCTTCAGGCATGATCGGGAAATGCAACTCTGAGGAAGGATGGGATGGACGTTCGTTGCTGATTTTTGCAAATTTTCTGATATGCATATATCGGCCACGCTCTTCAAAAATATCTTGTTTACCACTCCCAGTCTTTCTCCATGTACTCGGCCGTGGGTGGCAGGACGGAGTGCAGGAATTGCAGATACTGCTCGAACAGCTCTTTGTTGGAGAAGCGGGCCTCAAATCCCAGCGTAATGTCCGTGCGATGGGTAATAATCATGGAGCGTTTTCGATCTACCGTGACAAAGTTGTACTCGTTCCAGGGCAAGCTTTCCTCGTTGTGAATCTTGTTTTCCCAATTCAGCAAAGTACGAGCTGCTCCGAGTGAAATCGCGGCTGGGCCAATCAGGAAGAGCAGCGAGCCAGTGAAGAGCGCGACGCCAAGAAAGAACAGGATTGCGAAAATGACGATGCCTTTGAAGAGAGGACCTGCGAAGTCAGGATAATAGTCGTAGTATTCAAGCAGTGCCTTTTGGGAGGTGACACTGTAGTTGAATACCGTTTTCTGCCTGAAGACCAGTATCAAGTAAAATACATAACTATAGAAAGCGACATACCCTGCCACAATTACTGACCTATCAAGCTGAACCCTCCCCCATGAAAGCCATGTAATAAACAAGATCCACACTGTACCCAGTAAAAAAATAATTAACTGGCCCTCCCTGACCTCCTTGGGAGGGCCTTTGATTGTTTTAATTGACCAGTCAAATATTTTTTCATATTCCACTGATTCCTCAGCAATCGTCTCAATGAGCGAAGCTTTTTTCTCGCTGTGCATAGTGCCTAGTTACTCCGGGGTTGGAAGGATCAAGGAGTGGGCGCGAGGTTCTGCACTCACCAAAAGTTTGGTGAGGGTTAATCCATCGGCTGTGCCATTGCCTTTCTTGTCGGGTTCTATCTGATAAAGGTAACCCCGCCCCTCTTCTCCATGACTTACTACATCACTGGGGTACCAGATCTGCAGTTCGATATAGTCAGTACTCTTGTCTAGCGGCACCCAAGTCTGCCAGACAACATCCTCGTCCTCGGGCATGATTGGAAAATGTAACCCTGAGGAAGGATGGGGTGGACGTTCGTTGCTGGCTTTTGCAAATTTTCTGATGTGCGTGTATTGACCACGCGCTTCAAAAATATCTTTTATGGATGATTCAATCTTGGCGACAGGCAGAACACCCAGAGGGCGCTTACTGCCGATAACGTTAAGTTGAATCCACTTTCCGCGCACGGCGTTAGGGAGCCGAATCTGGATCCATGCGCCATTAGGTACGGCCACTTCCATGTAGTCGCCTTTCCCCAGGTAACGCGACTCATAAACAACCGTGCTTTTGACAAAAACTTGAGGACTTAGCTGGACCTCCAATAACGAGCGCTTTTCCTCGCTACGCCCCTCTGGAGTGTCGGCGTGACGGAGTTCTATAGAGCGTGTCCAACAGCACTTCTTTAACCACCAGCCCACATTGTCGCTCTTGAAATAGTTCAAAGCCAAGCAAGCCGTTAAATAAATAGCACCTATGACAAAAAGCCCGACCATAAACCATGGATTCATGACAAACATTGTCAATTTACTGTATATTTTCAGGCCCGAAAACATATACAGTACGCCGCCAAAACCCATACCAATTACAGAAAATTTCTTTACTGTTATGGCCATTTTCTCTTCTGATGTTTTAGCACTATCCTGATCAGCGAGTAGATCCACATACTCCAACACCGCCGCCACCACGGCAAACGCACCCAACGCCACCATCGTGACCCGGAACCCACGA
Proteins encoded:
- a CDS encoding permease: MNYMVACSGEQSASSCTDTSAMMWSTKTIDCSPKELMKVYLIIVMSNLLPFLYCAWLMWDTLAEDIDVLIGLACIGVAYATYLIMLVARQKTIFNYHIKTQSGSVEYFLHYPDFAGPFFKGIAIFTILLFLGVALVTGSLLFLIGPAAISLGAARTLLNWKNPIHHRETRPWDMHNFVTLDRKRSIIVIHCTDITTGFVAHLPNKELFEQYLQFLHSVLPPTAEYMEKDWEW
- a CDS encoding permease; the protein is MNHMVACSADQSASSCTDTSVMMWSVKIIDCPPREFMRFQVSFIIAALALFTYFTWLMWDAITESAGFFIGSVCASGAYFTYMIMLVIRQKTTFNYHIKTQSGSVEYFLHYPAFAGPLFKGIAIFTILFFLGVALVTGSLLFLVGPAAISLGAARTLLNWSNPIHHRETRPWDMHNFVTLDRKRSIIVIHCTDITTGFVAHLPNKELFEQYLQFLHSVLPPTAEYMEKDWEW
- a CDS encoding permease, with protein sequence MHSEKKASLIDTTAEESVEYEKVFEWSIKTMKSPPKEVMEGQLVIFLVGTVWILFITWLSWGRVELDVSMVVACYVAFYSYVFYLILVFRQKTVFNYSVTSQKALLEYYDYYPDFAGPLFKGIAIFAILFFLGVALFTGSLLFLVGPAAMSLGAARTLLNWKNPIHHRETRPWDMHNFVTLDRKRSIIVIHCTDITTGFVAHLPNKDLFEQYLQFLHSVLPPTAEYMEKDWEW
- a CDS encoding permease produces the protein MHSEKKASLIETIAEESVEYEKIFDWSIKTIKGPPKEVREGQLIIFLLGTVWILFITWLSWGRVQLDRSVIVAGYVAFYSYVFYLILVFRQKTVFNYSVTSQKALLEYYDYYPDFAGPLFKGIVIFAILFFLGVALFTGSLLFLIGPAAISLGAARTLLNWENKIHNEESLPWNEYNFVTVDRKRSMIITHRTDITLGFEARFSNKELFEQYLQFLHSVLPPTAEYMEKDWEW